The proteins below are encoded in one region of Aquisphaera giovannonii:
- a CDS encoding ABC transporter permease, with protein MTWRDVKVRYKQTALGAAWAILQPLMTMIVFSIFFGRLAGVSSGAIPYPLFAFAGLLPWTFFANAISGAGLSVVGSERLITKIYFPRLIIPISAVSAGLVDFLIAMGMLGVIMAWYGVVPSPAIILAPILVAGLFLGAVGVGSLLAALNVSYRDFRYVIPFMVQLWMFCTPTIYLQSDRLAESGWRFVLPLNPAYGLIKGFRASVLGGELEPYSLAVSLSVALLSFVAGILYFRRVERGFADII; from the coding sequence TTGACATGGCGTGACGTCAAGGTCCGGTACAAACAGACGGCACTCGGCGCGGCGTGGGCCATCCTCCAGCCGCTCATGACCATGATCGTTTTCAGTATCTTCTTCGGCCGCCTCGCGGGCGTTTCCTCCGGGGCGATCCCCTATCCACTCTTCGCCTTCGCGGGCCTCCTGCCCTGGACGTTCTTCGCCAACGCGATCAGCGGGGCCGGCTTGAGCGTGGTCGGCAGTGAGCGGCTGATCACGAAAATCTACTTCCCCAGGTTGATCATCCCCATCTCGGCGGTATCGGCGGGCCTCGTCGACTTCCTGATCGCCATGGGCATGCTCGGAGTGATCATGGCCTGGTACGGCGTCGTGCCGTCGCCGGCGATCATCCTGGCCCCCATCCTGGTGGCCGGGCTTTTCCTGGGGGCCGTGGGCGTCGGATCCTTGCTGGCCGCCCTCAACGTCTCGTACCGCGATTTTCGCTACGTGATCCCGTTCATGGTGCAGCTCTGGATGTTCTGCACGCCCACGATCTACCTGCAATCGGACCGGTTGGCCGAGTCGGGCTGGCGCTTCGTCCTGCCCCTGAACCCGGCTTACGGCCTGATCAAGGGGTTCCGTGCCAGCGTCCTCGGCGGGGAGCTCGAACCCTACTCGCTGGCGGTCTCGCTTTCCGTAGCCCTGCTCAGTTTCGTCGCCGGGATCCTGTACTTCCGCCGCGTCGAACGCGGATTCGCGGACATCATCTGA
- a CDS encoding acyltransferase, whose product MHCFVNLYGCFIGDETRIGSFVEIQKNASIGARCKIQSHTFVCEGVTIEDEAFIGHGVMFINDLDPRATTAGRPQAESDWQVVPTRVCRGASIGSGAVILGGVTIGAGALVGAGAVVTRDVAPHSVVAGVPARLTRTRDPLGAQE is encoded by the coding sequence ATGCACTGCTTCGTTAACCTCTACGGCTGCTTCATCGGCGACGAGACGCGCATCGGCAGCTTCGTCGAGATCCAGAAGAATGCCTCGATCGGGGCGAGGTGCAAGATCCAGAGCCACACCTTCGTGTGCGAGGGCGTGACGATCGAGGACGAGGCCTTCATCGGCCACGGCGTGATGTTCATCAACGACCTCGACCCACGCGCGACGACGGCGGGCCGGCCCCAGGCGGAATCCGACTGGCAGGTCGTCCCGACCCGGGTGTGCCGCGGGGCGTCGATCGGCAGCGGTGCGGTGATCCTGGGCGGCGTGACGATCGGCGCGGGCGCCCTCGTCGGTGCCGGCGCCGTCGTCACCCGGGACGTGGCCCCACATTCGGTCGTCGCCGGCGTGCCCGCCCGGCTGACTCGGACGCGTGATCCCCTAGGAGCCCAGGAATGA
- a CDS encoding DegT/DnrJ/EryC1/StrS family aminotransferase, with protein MTLIATDLPAMPKPASAPAPPVPIMDLKAQYRTIQDEVLDALREVAESTAYVLGPKVADFEQAFADYVGSRFCVGVNSGTSALHLALICAGVRPGDEVITVPMTFVATTWAVSYIGARPVFVDVDPITYTMDLRQVERKITRRTKAILPVHLYGQPADMEGLLDLGRRRGIPVIEDAAQAHGAAYDGRGAGTMGLCGCFSFYPGKNLGAYGEAGAITTDDEAVAARLRKLRDHAQGRRYHHDELGYNYRMDGFQGAVLGVKLKHLDRWTESRRRLADRYLRKLATLPLKLPVEAPGRRHVWHLFVALHPHRDRIRSELEAAGIQTGLHYPVPVHLQEAYADLEHRPGDFPIAERVASDCFSLPLFPEMTDEQQDRVVAALRDALTRDREDRP; from the coding sequence ATGACACTGATCGCGACCGATCTCCCCGCGATGCCGAAGCCGGCATCTGCCCCGGCCCCGCCCGTCCCGATCATGGACCTGAAGGCCCAGTATCGGACGATCCAGGACGAGGTCCTGGACGCCCTGCGGGAGGTGGCCGAGAGCACGGCCTACGTCCTCGGGCCCAAGGTGGCGGATTTCGAGCAGGCGTTCGCCGATTACGTCGGCTCGCGATTCTGCGTGGGCGTGAATTCGGGCACCTCGGCGCTCCACCTCGCGCTGATCTGCGCCGGGGTGCGTCCGGGCGACGAGGTCATCACCGTGCCCATGACCTTCGTCGCCACCACCTGGGCCGTCAGCTACATCGGGGCCAGGCCCGTCTTCGTGGACGTCGACCCGATCACCTACACGATGGACCTCCGCCAGGTGGAGCGGAAGATCACGCGGAGGACCAAGGCGATCCTCCCGGTCCACCTCTACGGCCAGCCCGCGGACATGGAGGGCCTGCTCGACCTCGGCCGCCGTCGCGGGATCCCGGTCATCGAGGACGCCGCCCAGGCCCATGGGGCCGCCTATGACGGCCGAGGGGCGGGCACCATGGGGCTCTGCGGCTGCTTCAGCTTCTACCCCGGGAAGAACCTCGGCGCCTACGGCGAGGCGGGCGCGATCACGACCGACGACGAGGCGGTCGCCGCGCGGCTGCGGAAGCTCCGCGACCACGCCCAGGGCCGCCGCTACCACCACGATGAGCTCGGCTACAACTATCGCATGGACGGCTTCCAGGGTGCCGTGCTGGGCGTCAAGCTCAAGCACCTCGACCGCTGGACCGAGTCGCGGCGACGGCTCGCCGATCGGTACCTCCGCAAGCTCGCCACGCTCCCCCTGAAGCTGCCGGTCGAGGCCCCCGGTCGGAGGCACGTCTGGCACCTGTTCGTCGCGCTCCATCCGCATCGGGACCGGATCCGTAGCGAGCTCGAGGCCGCGGGCATCCAGACCGGCCTCCACTACCCGGTGCCGGTGCACCTGCAGGAGGCCTACGCCGACCTCGAGCACCGGCCCGGAGACTTCCCCATCGCCGAGCGGGTGGCCAGCGATTGCTTCAGCCTCCCGCTCTTCCCCGAGATGACCGACGAGCAGCAAGATCGCGTGGTCGCCGCCCTCCGCGACGCCCTCACGCGGGATCGCGAGGACCGGCCGTGA
- a CDS encoding Gfo/Idh/MocA family protein produces MSSKLKVAVIGAGYWGPNLIRNFSACPLTEVAAICDANPQRLEAIARNYGHIRGVASLDELLEMPLDAVAIATPVSTHFPIASRCLEAGLHVLVEKPLAGTVKESQALVELASARERILMVDHTYLFNNAVRRVKALIDDGELGDLYYVDSIRINLGLFQRDINVIWDLAPHDLSIVDYILGGDARSISAWGCGHAEQDVEDMAYVNVDYGDRLMANFHVNWLSPVKIRQMIFAGSRKSLVFNELNSTEPIKVYDRGIELGEGTAERSRLLVGYRTGDVWSPYIDPGEALQAVVSHFATCIRDGERPVSDGELGLRVVRMLEAASRSIKAQGGRVVLGGGVMGSGANGYGDARAERSGQRDQGRAGRPAGTRRDHALLR; encoded by the coding sequence ATGAGCAGCAAACTAAAGGTGGCGGTCATCGGCGCGGGTTACTGGGGGCCGAACCTCATCCGCAATTTCTCCGCCTGCCCCCTCACCGAAGTCGCGGCGATATGCGACGCGAATCCGCAGCGGTTGGAGGCCATCGCCCGCAATTACGGACACATCCGGGGGGTGGCCTCCCTGGACGAACTCCTCGAGATGCCGCTGGACGCGGTTGCGATCGCAACCCCCGTCTCGACCCACTTCCCGATCGCATCGCGCTGCCTGGAGGCCGGGCTCCACGTCCTGGTCGAGAAGCCGCTCGCCGGGACGGTCAAGGAGTCGCAGGCCCTCGTCGAGCTGGCCTCGGCTCGCGAGCGGATCCTGATGGTGGATCATACTTATCTGTTTAATAACGCCGTGCGTCGGGTGAAGGCGTTGATCGACGACGGGGAGCTCGGCGACCTCTACTACGTGGACAGCATCCGGATCAACCTCGGGCTCTTCCAGCGCGACATCAACGTAATCTGGGACCTGGCACCCCACGACCTGTCGATCGTCGACTACATCCTCGGCGGCGACGCCCGCAGCATCTCGGCCTGGGGGTGCGGCCACGCGGAGCAGGACGTCGAGGACATGGCTTACGTGAATGTGGACTATGGCGACCGCCTGATGGCCAATTTCCACGTCAACTGGCTCTCGCCCGTGAAGATCCGCCAGATGATCTTCGCCGGATCCAGGAAGAGCCTGGTGTTCAACGAGCTGAATAGCACCGAGCCGATCAAGGTCTACGACCGCGGCATCGAGCTGGGCGAGGGGACCGCGGAACGCAGCCGCCTGCTTGTGGGATACCGCACGGGGGACGTCTGGAGCCCGTACATCGATCCGGGGGAGGCGCTCCAGGCGGTGGTCTCCCATTTCGCGACCTGCATCCGCGACGGCGAGCGGCCCGTCTCCGATGGCGAATTGGGCCTGCGCGTCGTCCGCATGCTCGAGGCGGCCAGCCGGAGCATCAAGGCCCAGGGCGGGCGAGTGGTCCTCGGCGGTGGAGTCATGGGCAGTGGAGCGAACGGCTATGGCGATGCACGAGCGGAGCGATCCGGCCAACGGGATCAGGGTCGCGCCGGACGTCCGGCTGGGACGCGGCGTGACCATGCACTGCTTCGTTAA
- a CDS encoding exopolysaccharide transport family protein — translation MDPIKIWKAFCRRWKLALLGGIAMSLAAAAVVFFGMPLSKMTASALVHVSEKRPREIFETRESDVAYRTYQETQVILARSRAVIEAALKAPEMTSIPLLKAEPDPIAWLADQIKVDFPRGSEILTISLSASCDPEDVARMVNCVTDAYLTEIVEKERLERVARFDRLKSLFSDYQKQLAEKRREFKTMAGSVGTSDKQAAAVRQQMMAEQLGMARQELLKLQGEIRKEQARLNVLASRSDLAPSDGSASPRVSASPPSGMDLELAEMQDQLAKLKKKEADIKRIARRGAVDPAGRLVHQEIEALSKSIEARRRGTRGDAAARRSQAPGELSVGGVAENRYQEAQELLEILREQEKSLAVEIAQLESQSSALNVQSMDLHWLEDEIAVSSDTAKLVGSEVQSMTVEMQAPPRIRLIEKASAPKSAGHARRLKLTGMAGLAAFVGFLGTITFWELRRRKVDSPNDVACTVGLRIIGDLPRLQLGSRSDEGQEKKEHFVRSIDAVRTMLLRTSGFDSFQIVMTCSALEGEGKTSLSGHLATSLARAGRKTLLLDCDLRKPSLHKVFDVPPEPGLCEILRAEVNWKDAIHQTWSPNLSLMCAGRFDASIPELLPREQVAELFRAIRDEFDFAIVDTSPLLQVTDPLIVSQHVDAVLFSVLSEVSQLPEIQAALERLRSMRVRVLGAVVSGTRIKSRAYYGGYPTYG, via the coding sequence TTGGACCCCATCAAGATCTGGAAGGCTTTCTGCCGTCGTTGGAAGCTCGCCCTTCTCGGGGGCATCGCCATGTCGCTCGCGGCCGCGGCGGTCGTCTTCTTCGGTATGCCCTTGTCGAAGATGACCGCCAGCGCCCTGGTCCATGTGTCGGAGAAGCGACCTCGCGAGATCTTCGAGACTCGCGAGAGTGACGTGGCCTACCGGACCTACCAGGAGACGCAAGTCATCCTCGCCAGGAGCCGTGCGGTCATCGAGGCGGCCCTGAAGGCTCCGGAGATGACCTCGATTCCGTTGCTCAAGGCCGAGCCCGATCCGATTGCGTGGCTGGCCGACCAGATCAAGGTTGATTTTCCCCGCGGCTCGGAAATCTTGACCATTTCGTTGTCCGCCTCCTGCGATCCCGAGGACGTGGCCAGGATGGTCAATTGCGTCACGGATGCCTATCTGACGGAGATCGTCGAGAAGGAACGCCTGGAGCGAGTCGCGAGGTTCGATCGCCTGAAGTCCCTCTTCTCCGACTACCAGAAGCAGCTCGCGGAGAAGCGGCGGGAATTCAAGACGATGGCCGGTTCCGTCGGCACCAGCGACAAGCAGGCCGCGGCGGTCAGGCAGCAGATGATGGCGGAGCAACTCGGCATGGCCCGCCAGGAACTGCTGAAGCTCCAGGGGGAGATCCGAAAGGAGCAGGCACGGCTCAACGTCCTGGCTTCCAGGTCGGACCTCGCACCGTCCGACGGCTCGGCTTCTCCTCGGGTGTCGGCAAGTCCTCCCTCCGGAATGGATCTCGAGTTGGCCGAGATGCAGGATCAACTGGCCAAGCTCAAGAAGAAAGAAGCCGACATCAAACGGATTGCTCGCCGCGGCGCGGTAGATCCCGCGGGACGGCTCGTGCATCAGGAAATCGAGGCGTTGTCGAAGTCGATCGAGGCGCGTCGACGCGGGACCAGGGGCGACGCAGCCGCACGACGATCGCAGGCACCGGGCGAGCTTTCGGTGGGGGGGGTAGCCGAAAACCGGTACCAGGAGGCCCAGGAACTGCTGGAAATCCTCCGCGAGCAGGAGAAGAGCCTGGCGGTGGAGATCGCCCAGCTCGAATCGCAATCGTCCGCTCTGAACGTCCAGTCGATGGATCTCCACTGGCTCGAGGATGAGATCGCCGTCTCCTCGGATACGGCGAAGCTGGTCGGCTCCGAGGTCCAGTCGATGACCGTCGAGATGCAAGCCCCGCCTCGGATCCGATTGATCGAGAAGGCCAGCGCACCCAAGTCGGCGGGACATGCCCGCCGCCTCAAGTTGACCGGGATGGCCGGCCTTGCCGCGTTCGTGGGCTTCCTCGGGACCATCACCTTCTGGGAGCTCCGGCGGAGGAAGGTGGACTCGCCGAACGACGTCGCCTGCACGGTGGGGCTCAGGATCATCGGCGATCTGCCGAGGCTCCAGCTGGGATCCAGGTCGGATGAAGGCCAGGAGAAGAAAGAGCACTTCGTCCGGTCGATCGACGCGGTGAGGACGATGCTGCTGAGGACGAGCGGCTTCGACTCGTTCCAGATCGTCATGACCTGTAGCGCCCTGGAAGGCGAAGGAAAGACCTCACTCTCCGGACACCTGGCCACCAGCCTCGCACGCGCCGGCCGAAAGACCCTCCTCCTGGATTGTGACCTCCGGAAGCCGTCGTTGCACAAGGTCTTCGATGTCCCCCCGGAGCCGGGACTCTGCGAGATCCTGCGTGCGGAAGTGAACTGGAAGGACGCGATTCACCAGACGTGGAGCCCGAACCTCTCGTTGATGTGCGCCGGCCGCTTCGATGCGTCGATCCCTGAGCTGCTACCGCGAGAGCAGGTTGCGGAGCTGTTCCGGGCAATCCGCGACGAGTTCGATTTCGCCATCGTCGACACGTCGCCCCTCCTCCAGGTGACCGACCCTTTGATCGTGAGTCAGCACGTCGACGCCGTCCTGTTCAGCGTCCTCAGCGAGGTGAGCCAGCTGCCCGAGATCCAGGCGGCGCTCGAGCGTCTCCGCTCGATGCGGGTGCGCGTCCTGGGCGCTGTCGTCTCCGGCACCCGCATCAAGTCCAGGGCTTATTATGGTGGTTATCCCACCTACGGGTGA